The nucleotide window ACTCCATCATCATCGCTTACAAAGAGACTCCCCGGATATAATCCGCTGAAAATTCAACCCCACAGGGACAGTGCGGTGAAGGGTGGGGGTCAACTCATCCTTGCCCTAAACGGTGTCAGAGGTGGCTAAATTAATCCCTTTAACCGATTCAGACTCGGGAGTGAGCGTCGCCTCTTTGACCCGTTCCGGAGAAAGGGTACTGCGGGCGATCGCCTGTAACAGAGGATTTTCTGTGGCGAGTTTTCGGTAAGCGATAAACTCAAAAATTTGTTCCGCCCGAAGTCCATACTCAATCCGGCGCTGATACACTCGCCAAATCGCAATTAGAGGGAGAATCTCCAGGGCTTTCAAATCCACCCACTGTCCCCCCCGTTCTCCTGCGAACTGTTGCAGATAACGGGATGCTTGCCAATGCGGGGGAATCACCTGCTCGTAAGGGCGAACTAAACAGCCACAGGTGAGATCAAAAGTTTCATATTGAACCAACCGTTTTAAAGCCGCTTCCACTTTTTGGCTCTGCATCTCTTGGAGGATCGCCACACCCAGGGTGGATAAACGGCCATTCTCACGAGTGGTCAAGGTAAAGTGAATATAACCGCGATTGTGGCGATCGCCCTGAATGCGATCGCTCACAGACTCCACTGCCACCCCAGCAATCTTCTGTCCCAGAACCCGTTGGAACCCAAAATAAATCCCCTGAGCGACTGTCCCATTATCGAGCCCAGAGTCCGGAGTCGCGGGAAAATTTTGTTCCCGTTCAAACGCCGCTTCCACCTGTTCAAAGGGGTCTTCTTCCACCGGATGGAAATTTTCCGCACACCATTCCAAAATCTCCCGCACTGACAACTGTTCCCGCGCTAACGCCCTCAATTGACCCGCTTCAAAGGGATAAACCGGGTTAGGTGGGGTTAAATGGTAGTGTTCATAAAACCCTTGTAACCAGAGGCGCACCAACTCCACAATGCCATCAGGACTGATTTGGTATAACTGCATCGGTTCACCTTGTTTGCACAGGTAATTGGCGATTCCCGGGGGCAGCGCTTGGACCTTATTGCGCCAAGTTTCCTCCGTCATGACGCTGAATAGGACCAATCCCTGTTCTAGGGAGGCGCGAGGCAAGGTATCCCAGATTCGTTTAATAATGCTGGCAACCACCCGTTCTCGTTTTAACCCCGTATCGCTTTTATCTGCCGCCTCCAACTCGTCAAAACATATTATTAGGGGGTAATAAGCACTAATTAGGGTTAAGGTATGCATGAGGATTTCCCAGGCATCGGCATCGCGGGAGTCTCGGGACCGATTGGGTAAACCGAGTTCCGTGGCTTTAGAAGGGGCGATCGCCATCCCGGACAACCATTTAATACTGTAGGGGGCTTCCGTGCTAGAGAGGGTCCAGATAATCCCCCGGACAATATCCGGATCGGCGAGATCCGGTTTAAGTTTGCAGAATCCTTCCGTGAGTTGAGTCACCCAAGTTTGATTTTTAGCCCGGGTGTGATTGTTGAGTTTGGCAATCAGT belongs to Laspinema palackyanum D2c and includes:
- a CDS encoding ATP-binding protein; the encoded protein is MDSCSISSIKDLNAAIAAQNPFPYPASVSDREIWRDDLPNLNSLNDRIRQVVFQALERSRQGRSALNAIAVTGNPGMGKSHLISTLRHQVQQDDSALFVYINAGQLTDLNLLRYQFHQRVVESLRYAGQGGVMQWQCLAAAIANHAIHAIDSNARTFSPSELIAKLNNHTRAKNQTWVTQLTEGFCKLKPDLADPDIVRGIIWTLSSTEAPYSIKWLSGMAIAPSKATELGLPNRSRDSRDADAWEILMHTLTLISAYYPLIICFDELEAADKSDTGLKRERVVASIIKRIWDTLPRASLEQGLVLFSVMTEETWRNKVQALPPGIANYLCKQGEPMQLYQISPDGIVELVRLWLQGFYEHYHLTPPNPVYPFEAGQLRALAREQLSVREILEWCAENFHPVEEDPFEQVEAAFEREQNFPATPDSGLDNGTVAQGIYFGFQRVLGQKIAGVAVESVSDRIQGDRHNRGYIHFTLTTRENGRLSTLGVAILQEMQSQKVEAALKRLVQYETFDLTCGCLVRPYEQVIPPHWQASRYLQQFAGERGGQWVDLKALEILPLIAIWRVYQRRIEYGLRAEQIFEFIAYRKLATENPLLQAIARSTLSPERVKEATLTPESESVKGINLATSDTV